The region ACGATCCGCCAGTCATTGATGACAGGACGGGAGAACGCGGCATCCCCGGCCAGGCGATCAATTGTGCCTGCCGCATGCAGCCAGTTTTAATCTTTTCCGAGGACGAATGAGACCCAAACTAGAAGCCATCACGCCCAAGCCGTCGGCGAATCCGGAATTGCACCAATGCCTGCGCGATTGCGTCTCGGTGTGCATGAATCACCAGAGTAAGCCGGTCGGTTACGCCTTTGTGAGCTTCCACGAGGATGGATCGTTTCACGCTTATTACCAGGCTCCGCCAGGAGTCTCGGGAATTGACATGCCAGAGATGGTGAAGTCTCGGCTGTGGGTTCGTTTGATGAAGGATGGTATCTAATATGCCTCTCGAACAAGGCTCTAGCGAATCCGCCATCAGCCACAATATCAAAACTGAAATCGAGGCGGGAAAAGACCCAAAACAAGCAGAGGCCATCGCATACCATATCGCGGGAAAAGACTCCGCGATCCGCGCCGCGGGCATCATGTTCGTTGATGGTGGTTCCGTTCTCCTCCTGAAGCGGGCTGGCAAAGAACACGAAGACGGCACCTGGGCGTTCCCCGGCGGCAAGCTGGAGGGCGACGAGACACCCGAACAAGCCGCCCGCCGCGAGTCCGAAGAAGAAACCGGCATCATCCCCGGCGACATCGAGCAGATCGACCGCACCGACAATGGCGAAGTCGAGTTCATCACCTTCCTCTCCTCCATCGAAAAAACCGACCCAACGCTGAACGACGAACACACCGGTTTCGTCTGGGCCGACCTGGCATCACTCCCGCAACCGCTTCATCCCGGCGTGGCGAAGACGCTGAAGGCGTACACCGCCAACCGGCACACCGTCGACGCCGCCGAAACGGCCCGGCAAGAAGACATCAACGGCTACATCACCGTCGAAAACAACCCTATTTCCCGCTCCGGCATCTTCCAATACTTAGGCCGCAGCATCGGTGCGCCCGAGCCGGACAAGATTTACAACGTCTACCGCCCCGCCGAGGAATTCACCCCCGAAACGGTGGGCAGCTTCCGGCTGCTCCCGATCGTCGACGACCACACCATGCTCGGCCCGCGGGAGGACGGCCTCACGCCCGCCGAACTGAAGGGCGTACACGGGACGACCGGGGAAAGCGTCGAGTTCCGCGACGGCGTCCTGTACGCGTCGATCAAGGTCTTCAGCGAAACGCTGGCGAAGCTGATCGAGAGCGGGAAGACCGCCCTCAGTCTCGGCTACCGCTGCGTGTACGAGAAGGCGTCCGGAATCTTCGACGGGCAGAGGTATGACTACGTCCAAAGGAATTTACGAGGAAATCACCTCGCGCTGGTCGATGCCGCGCGTTGCGATGTTGCAGTTCTTGATAACCACATGGCGTTCGATCATTTCGATCTGGCGCTCGACAACTCAAAGGAGACGACAATGGCTGACGAAGAAATGAAAGACCGCCTCAAAAAGGCCGAAGACGAACTCAAGGAATGCAAGGACTGGATCGCCGGCCGCATGGCCAAAGATGCCGAGGAAGAGGAAATGAAGAAAAAGGCCGAGGACGAAGCCAAGCAAGACGAGATGGCCAAGGACGCCGAGGAAAAAGAGAAAGCGGAAAAGGAAGCCGCCGACAAGAAGGCCCGCGACGAGATGAGCGAGGAAGAAAAGAAAAAGGCCGACGCGAAGAAGGCCGAGGACGAGGAAAAAGAGAAGAAAGAATCGATGGACGCGGCCGAACTCAAGCGGGTTAGCGCCGATCTGAAGAAAGTCACTTCCGCACTCGATTCGTTCCAGAAGACCGCCCACAAGTCGCTTTTGAGCGAGGTCTCACGCCGCAACGAACTCGCGTCCGAGCTTTCCAAGCACATCGGCACTTTCGACCACGCCGACAAGACGCTGGACGAGGTCGTCCGCTACGGCATCGAGAAGCTGGGTCTGGATTGCCCCGCCGGTCACGAACAGACGGCGCTGAACACGTTCTTCGCCGCCAAGAAGAACTCGACCACCGGATTCGCGCTGGACGCCAAGCCAAAGCGGTCCGGCGAGATCGACGCCTACATCAAGCAAGCCAACTAAGCCCACTCACACACAGGAGAAACCAACATGGTTGCTACTTTCCAATCCACCGTTAACATCTGGTCCGCTGGCGGTGTCGTCGGCGAGATCGCCTTCGACGGCCCAATGCGCGCCGCGCCGTACAATCTGTTTTCCAGCGGCACGCCCAACCTCGTGGGCAATGCCTACACAGTCACTTCTGGTGGCAGCCCTGATCCGACCGGCAACAGCGGGGTGGCCGGCACGGCTACCGTCGGTGGCACCGGTGTATTCGCCGGTATTTTGATTAATCCCAAGGACTATGCGTCATTCGGGACGACCGGCGGGCCGCTCAATCCGACGATGGTTCTCCCCGATTACTCGATCGGCCAACTCGCCATCCAGGGCGAATTCTGGGTGAACCTACCGGGGCCGGCCAACATCGGCGACCTGGTCACCTACGACCCGCTGACCGGCAACCTCAACAGCATCACGCCGACCACGAAGTTCACCGGCACGATCAGCACCACCACCCTGACGGTCTCGGCCGTCTCGGCGGGGCAGTTGGCCGTAGGCCAAGTGATCTCCGGCACGGGCGTAACCCCGGGCACCATCATCACAGCCCTGGGCACCGGCACGGGCTACACCGGCACCTACACCATCAGCGTCAGCCAGACGGTGGGCTCGGCGACCGCCATGACCGCGGTCAACCAACCGGCACCCGCTTTCGCGGCGTCGGCGGCCTACATCACGACCAGCACCGGGGTGGACACGCTCCACATCACCACCCTGACTTCGGGTGAAGTCCTCATCGGCCAGCAGGTCTTCGGCACCGGCGTTGCCCCGAATACCGTCATCACGGCGTTCGGCTCGGGCACCGGCGGCACGGGCACCTACACCCTGAACACCAGCGGCCAGACGGTCGCTTCCTCGGGCAGCCCCGAAGCGATGACCGGCCCCTCAAACCTGTTCGTCCCTAATGGCACGGTGTCCCGCTTCACGACCAATACCGGTGGCGGTCTCGCGGTCATCAAGATCTAAACCCATCCAACCAGCTCATCAAGGAGAACCCTAATGGAAACCATCACCCACTCCGCGTTGGATGCCCAGAGCGTCCGACCATTCGCTTTTAAGAACGTCGAGGACTACCAGGACCTGTCGCGCCTCGGCCTCGGCGGATTCGACCACATCCTCGACTCCGGCTTCGGCATGGACTCGATCCAGACCGGCGTCACGACCGGCAGCATCCCCGTGCAGCTCCAATTCCTCCAGCAGTTCTTGCCCGGCTTCGTCATGGTCATGACCGCCGCCCGCAAGATCGACGAGATCATCGGCATCAACACCGCCGGCAGCTGGGAAGACGAAGAGATCGTCCAGGGGATCATCGAGAACACGGGCACCGCCGTACCCTACGGCGACCAGACCACCGTGCCACTGGCAAGCTGGAACGAAAACTGGGTTCCCCGCACCGTCGTCCGCTTCGAACTCGGCATGCGCGTCGATGTGCTCGAAGCCAAGCGTTCCGCACGCATCATGGTCGACACCGCCGGCCGCAAACGCGAATCGGCGGGTTTAGTCTTGGAGCAACAGCGTAACGCCGTCGGCTTCTACGGTTATAACTCGGGGAACAACTTCACCTACGGCTTCCTCAACGACCCGAACCTGCCCGCCTACAAGAACGTAGCCGCGACCGGTACGGGGAGCTCGACGCTCTGGTCGACCAAGAACTTCCAGCAGATTACGGCCGACCTCATCACCGCCTTCGCCCAGCTGCAAACACAGTCCCAGGACACCATCAACCCGGAGGACGTGGCGACCACACTGGCGCTGGCCACGACAGACTACCAGTACCTTTCCGTGACCACGGACTTCGGCCTCTCCGTCCGCGAATGGCTGCGCCAGACCTACCCGAAATGCCGTGTCGTATCTGCCCCCCAACTCAACGCGGCCAACGGCGGTGCGAACGTGTTTTACCTCTTCGCGGACGCGGTCAAGGATCTTTCCTCGGACGACGGGCGCACGTTCGCCCAGCTCGTGGCGGCGAAGTTCCAGGTCTTGGGCGTCATGCAGCTCACGAAGGGCTACGAGGAGGACTACTCCAACGCCACCGCGGGGACGATGTGCAAGCGTCCTTGGGCGTGCGTGAGATTTAGCGGAATATAGGGCCGGCTCGGCGGCTCACGCCATGTCGGGCCAAAAGCTGTTATTTTTCCTATTGTTTTCAACCGCCGTTATGACTTGCAAATTCTGCTGACAATGTAGCCCGCAGACCCGACGCGACCTGATCGGCACGATGTGATCAACCTCGTACTCGATTCCCGTCTTCCTCGTGAGTTCTTTAGCCTTCTCGTAGAAGACGCGGATCGCCTCGAAATCCACCCAAGACGGTATGGCTTGTTTTTGCATGGCCTTTCTCTTCGAATGAAGGGCATTTACTTTTGCGCGATTATTCTTCGAGTAGAGGCGGCATTGTTCGAGGATTGTCTCTCTTTTGGCCTGGTAGCGTGCTCTTTCTCGCCTAATGAGCTTCTGCTTGTTGGCCGCGTAGTAGGCTTTATGGTAGTCGCGAGCTTTATCCTTGCGCTCGTCTCGGTAGGCTTTCTGCTTCCGGCTTCGCTCCACTCTGACTCGTTCCCTGTACAGCTTCGTCCTCTTTGAAATTCTCTCTTTGTTTTCACGTTCGTAGAGGGCGTTGCAGGCTTTACATTTGGCACACTTTCCGGTCGTCTTGTTCCGAGAATTTTTGCTGAATTCGTCCAACGACTTGTCGATCTTGCATCTCGTGCATTTTTTTTGAGTCATATCGGCCTCTATACTTGTTCAAAACCGACAATATCACTTTTTATTCAAGAGTCCATTCGCTTTGAGGAGAAAATCTATCATGCATCACATCTACAGCACGCTCGCCAACAACAACGAGTACATCCGCTACACCAACAACGGCCCCGGCGGTGTCAACATCGCCGAGCGGTCGGTGGTCATCAAGGGCGGCCACGGCATCCACAAGAAGGGCATCGGCACCGCCATGGGCGTCCACACGACGGTGTCCGACGAGGACTTCGAGTGGCTGAAGGACGACTACTCGTTCAAGCAGCACATGAAGAACGGCTACATCCAGGTCAAGAAGGGCGAAGTGAACACCGAGGTCGCCGCAGCGGACATGGTGACACGCGACCAGCGGACGGACGCCTGCCCCATCGTGCCGCAGGACTTCAAGGATGACGGCAAGAAAGAGACCGTGAAGCCGGCCGAAGGCAAAAAGCCGAAGGCCGCGTAACGTACCGTGGGCGTGATCCAGTATAACGACGCCGCCTTCCGGGCGCTCTTCCCAGCGTTCCCGTCCACCGTGCAATACCTGCCGGCCCGCATCCAGGCCTTCTGGGATACGGCCACGGCCTACATCAGCAACCGCTCCGGCGGCTGCTTTTGCGGCGGCATGACAAAAGCCCAGCAGACGCTGGCCTTGAACCAGATGACCGCACACCTGCTGTACCTGTCCGACCTGGTCGCCGCCGGGAATACCCCGGGCGTGATGGCCGGTGCGACGATCGACAAAATCAGCGTCACGCTGGAGCCGCCGCCGGCCCCCAACCAGTGGTCTTGGTGGCTGAACCAAACTCCTTATGGACAGCAACTTTTGTCGCTGCTACAAGTCGCAAGTGCGGGTGGTTTTTATGCTGGTTCTGGCGTGCCAGGACGCGCAGGTTTTCAGTTCGGGAACGGTTGGTAAGTCATGAAAAGTATCCCTTTAACTCAAGGCCAATTTGCTTTGGTAGATGCCGAGGAATTCGAGTACCTGTCGCAATTCAAATGGTATGCGGATCGTCACAAAAGAAAGAATTTCCCCGATGGATTCATGGCTGCCCGCAAAGTGCGAAAAGAGAATGGGAAACAGACTACGATCTTAATGCACCGCGAGATCATGTGTGCTACCAAGGAAGAGAAAGTCGACCACCACAATCATGACGAACTGGACAACCGGAAACAGAATCTTCGAATATGTTCGCAGAGCCAGAACTGCCAGAACAAGAGGGTCAGACCTCGCGACTTGCCAAGAGGCGTGACATTTTGCAAGAGAGAAAAGAGGTATCTTTCTCAAATCGTAGTCGATGGTCGCAACAGGTTTTTAGGCTATTTCAACGAGCCGGCTGAAGCGGCCGACGCTTACAATCAAGCATCGATCAGGTATCACGGTGAATTCAGCATTTTTAATGCAGCATGACGAGTAACGCGTTCGACAAAATCATCCTCGCGATGAAGCAACTCGATGGCATCGAGACGAGAGTCGGCTGGTTCCCATCGGCAAAATATTCCGATGGAACCCCAGTAGCGTACGTCGCAAGCATTCAGGAGACGGGCGTCGGGCCGATCCCTCCCCGCCCCTTCTTCCGAACCACGGTTGCCGCCGAGAAGCAGAATTGGATCAAGTATGCCGCCCAGGGCGCGAAGGCCGTTCTGGCCGGTAAACTCTCCGCTTTCGCCGTAATGGACGGGCTCGGCGAACGCGCGCAGGAAGACGTGAAAGAAACCATCAATCAGATCACATCCCCGCCCCTATCCCCTATCACACTGGAATTGCGGGCCATGAAGCACAAAGACCCGAACCTCCGAATCACCGGAACGCTCGTCGGGCAGGTCGCCGCCAAGGTCAAGCAACCCGACTACCAACTGGCTAGCGGGACGCCGGACAAGCCGCTCATAGATACCAAAAATTTAATCACAACTCTCACCCACACGACGGAAACGAAATGATTCCAGGTGCGAATATCTTATCGATGGCACTTTCCGTCATCGGCAAATCCTCATTCACCTACCTCGCCTTTGCCTCCCGGACGCCGAACCAAATCGGGCAAGACGTGACGAAGTACGAATCACCGGTCCCGCTCCAGGGCAGCGTGCAGCCCGTCCCCCGCTCGCTCTACCAGCAGTACGGGCTGGACTTCCAGCGCAACTACATCAACGTCTACGTCTCGAGGGCGGTACTCGACGTGACGCGGGACGTGTCCGGCGACATGATCGAATTCAACGGCAACTCCTATCAGTGCCTTTCGATCACGCCGTGGGCGGCCATCGACGGGTGGAGCGCAGTGCTCTGTATTCAGGTGCCGAACGGCCCGGTCACTTCGTGTTAGTCCGGGACAGGTCGTCGATACCGCTCATGAGGCCGATCAAGCCGCCGATGCACAGGCAAGAGAAGAACGGGTGGGTGTCCACCCAGAGTTCGATCAGGTCGATCATAAAATACTCCAAATATTAACGAATTTTAATTAGCTGACAATATGCGATCCGTCATCGGAATGCAACTAGAAAGTGGCCCATGCTGGATAACGCCCTCATCGCACTCGTAATCAGCGCGATCCTCGCGGGCGAGTCGGCCGCCGGATTACCGGACACGCCCGTGAAACAGGCCTTCCAGCCCACCGCCCAGGGCGTCAACACGCAACCGACGGCCTACCTCTACAAGCTCTACGACCACCGCGTCGGATTCGTTGCCAGGTCGGACGTGTGGGACAAGGCCGGCGGCTTCATGGTCCACACCGAAACGCAGCAGTACACCACCACCTTCCAAATCAGCGCGTTGGCGACGCAGGACCCCAAGACGCCGACCCAGTACACCGCGTCGGACATCTTGAACCTCATCGCGAGCATCCTTCAGAGCGGCGTCACGATCGCCACACTAGAGGCTCAGGACGTCGGCATCCTGCACATCGACGAGGTTCGCAACCCGTATTTCCTCGACGACCACCAGCGTAACGAGGCCGCGCCCAGCCTGGATTTCACGCTGACCCACAAGCAGGTCATCACCACCCGGTCGCCCGCCATCGGCGAGTACCAATTCCGAATCATCGAAGTTTAAGGAGAGAACCCTATGGCCATCAGTATTTCGCGTTACGTTTCAATAACTTCCGGCCTTCAGGGGGTCTCACAGCTCGGCCAGCGTTCCCTCGGTGGACTCGTTATCAGCATCAACCCGCTCGTGCCGACCGGCACCTTCCTGAGCTTCACCTCCGCCGCCGCCGTCGGCACCTACTTCGGCACCTCGTCGGGCGAATACGCCCGTGCGGTTTACTACTTCGGCTTCACCAGCAAGAACACCACGAAGGCCCAGGTGTTGAGCTTCTGGTTCTGGAACGACGACGCGGCGACCGCGAGCCTGATCTTCGGCGCGTCGGCGACCTACGCGCTGTCGCAGTTCACGCCCATCACCACTGGGGATTTCACGCTTACCATGGGCGGGTTCACGGATCACATCACCGGAATCAACCTTTCGGGCGCGGGCAGCCTCGCCGCCGTTGCCGCCGACATCCAGACCGCGATCCGCGCCTTCAGCGGCGGCGGCACCGCCTGGACAGGAGCTACGGTCAGCTACGACGCGACCAATGGCAGGTTCGACCTGGTATCCGGCCTCACCGGTACGGACACCATCTCCGTCGCCGCAGGGGTCACGACCGACGTGGCCGGGCCACTGGGCTGGCTGCCGTCCGCCGTCGCGACGCCCGTCGTCCTCTCAAACGGCACCGCCGCCCAGACGCTGGCCGCCAACCTGAACCAGCTCATCACGATCAACAACAACTTCGGCTCGTTCTGCTTCGGCCCGAGTTCCATCAACACTCAGGCGAACGTGGACGCGGCGGCGGCGTGGAATTACTCCCTCACCCCCAACGTGCAGTTTCTCTTCTGCTGGTCGGTTAGCGCCGCCAACGCGGCCGCGTGGCAGTCTTCCATCGCGGGCATCGGCGGCCACGCGGGGACGTTGCAATCCCCGGTCTCCGGCGAATACCCCGAGATGTTCCCGATGGCCATCCTGGCTGCCACGAACTACCTGGCTCGCAACAGCGTCCAGAACTACATGTTCCAGCAATCGAACCTCACCCCTTCGGTCACCACCGACGCCGGCGCGAATGCCTACGACGCGATCCTCCTGAATTACTACGGCCAGACGCAGACTAACGGCCAGTTCCTCAGCTTCTACCAGCGCGGTGTCATGTCGGGCGGGCAGGCCGTAGACCCATCGGACATCAACGTGTACGTCAACGAGATGTGGCTCAAGGGCGCGATGTCCACGGCGGTCATGAACTTACTCCTGGCCCTCGCCAACGTCTCCGCCAACAACACCGGCAAGGCGCAGCTCACGGCCATCGTCCAGGGCGTCATCACGCAGGCGCTCTTCAACGGCACGATCTCCGTCGGCAACACCCTCACCACCGACCAGATACTCGCCATCAGCAACGCCACGGGCGACCCCAACGCCTGGCAGCAGGTTCAGACGAGCGGCTTCTGGGTCAGCGTGAGCTTCCAAACCTACGTCGTCAACGGGCTGACGCAGTACAAGGCCGTGTACACCCTCATCTACACCAAAGATGATGTGATCCGCCTGGTGGACGGCACTGACATCTTAATATAATAAAAGGACTTATCCAATGAGTAACATTTCAGCCTTCGGCTACGTCATCTCGATCATCGCCAGCAACACCTTTCCGCTCGGCTTCACCGTCACGCAAGGCGCGAGTGACGGCGACCCGCTCGACATGCCGTCGGTCAAGATCGGCGACCTCGTGCTCGGCGTCAACGGCGACCCCATCTCGTGGAACAAGGCCGTCCCCCTGCCCATGACGGTCAGCGTCATCCCCGGCGGACTCGACGACACCAACCTGAGTATCCTCGCCAACGCCAACCGTGTGGCGCAGGGCAAGTCCAGTGCCCAGGACATCATCACCGCGACCATCGTCTACCCCGACGGCACGGTCGTCTCCCTGACCCAAGGCGCGATCACCGATGCGCCGTTCGGGAAGTCGCTTTCCAGCGACGGCCGGGTCAAGACGCGGAATTTCGGCTTCCTATTTTCCAACTTCGCGTAAGGGGCACACATGGACCTCTTGAAACCGAAAGAACTTCACATCGTCGATAACGACGGCGTGCAGCGCACCTACACGATCTCCCGCATGCCCTTCATGGTCGCCCGCGAGGTCGGCATCCAGTACGGTGGCAGCATCCTTCCGAAGGTCGGCGACTACAAGCTCAACGAAGCGATGATGCTGAAGATGATGAACTACGTCGCCGTGGACGTACAAGGCACACCGCTCCGCCTCGCCACGCCGCAGTTGATCGACAACCACGTCCCCGACCTCGACACGGGGTTGCAGCTCGAATGGGCGATGATGGAGTACAACGCCGGTTTTTTTCACAAAGGGACGATCTCGGATTTCTTCGGCGATATCGTCCGCAAGACCCTGGCGAGGATTTCCGAAACGTTGACCCCGTCGCCGGCTGCATCATCGACGCCGGAAAAGCCACCCTCCACGATCTGAGGACGGTCTACGACCTGGAGGACGGGTTCCTCTTGTGGGAGTGCATCGTCGTTCCGAGGTTCAACGCTTGGCAGCGTAGCAGGAAGAAGAAATGACCGTAGTTGCATAAGCGTCGAGGACCAAGTATCCTGCTCCCCGCAACGATTACGGGGTTCGGAGATGGCGGAGTTCAAGAGGAATTATTTCTACGATCTGAGCGCGGAACGGCTGAGAGAGGTGTTGACCTATAACCCGGAAACAGGGGTTTTCATACGAAAATGGACCGACTCCAAGAAAATCGAG is a window of Fimbriiglobus ruber DNA encoding:
- a CDS encoding DUF2213 domain-containing protein, whose product is MPLEQGSSESAISHNIKTEIEAGKDPKQAEAIAYHIAGKDSAIRAAGIMFVDGGSVLLLKRAGKEHEDGTWAFPGGKLEGDETPEQAARRESEEETGIIPGDIEQIDRTDNGEVEFITFLSSIEKTDPTLNDEHTGFVWADLASLPQPLHPGVAKTLKAYTANRHTVDAAETARQEDINGYITVENNPISRSGIFQYLGRSIGAPEPDKIYNVYRPAEEFTPETVGSFRLLPIVDDHTMLGPREDGLTPAELKGVHGTTGESVEFRDGVLYASIKVFSETLAKLIESGKTALSLGYRCVYEKASGIFDGQRYDYVQRNLRGNHLALVDAARCDVAVLDNHMAFDHFDLALDNSKETTMADEEMKDRLKKAEDELKECKDWIAGRMAKDAEEEEMKKKAEDEAKQDEMAKDAEEKEKAEKEAADKKARDEMSEEEKKKADAKKAEDEEKEKKESMDAAELKRVSADLKKVTSALDSFQKTAHKSLLSEVSRRNELASELSKHIGTFDHADKTLDEVVRYGIEKLGLDCPAGHEQTALNTFFAAKKNSTTGFALDAKPKRSGEIDAYIKQAN
- a CDS encoding structural cement protein Gp24 — translated: MVATFQSTVNIWSAGGVVGEIAFDGPMRAAPYNLFSSGTPNLVGNAYTVTSGGSPDPTGNSGVAGTATVGGTGVFAGILINPKDYASFGTTGGPLNPTMVLPDYSIGQLAIQGEFWVNLPGPANIGDLVTYDPLTGNLNSITPTTKFTGTISTTTLTVSAVSAGQLAVGQVISGTGVTPGTIITALGTGTGYTGTYTISVSQTVGSATAMTAVNQPAPAFAASAAYITTSTGVDTLHITTLTSGEVLIGQQVFGTGVAPNTVITAFGSGTGGTGTYTLNTSGQTVASSGSPEAMTGPSNLFVPNGTVSRFTTNTGGGLAVIKI
- a CDS encoding major capsid family protein, translated to METITHSALDAQSVRPFAFKNVEDYQDLSRLGLGGFDHILDSGFGMDSIQTGVTTGSIPVQLQFLQQFLPGFVMVMTAARKIDEIIGINTAGSWEDEEIVQGIIENTGTAVPYGDQTTVPLASWNENWVPRTVVRFELGMRVDVLEAKRSARIMVDTAGRKRESAGLVLEQQRNAVGFYGYNSGNNFTYGFLNDPNLPAYKNVAATGTGSSTLWSTKNFQQITADLITAFAQLQTQSQDTINPEDVATTLALATTDYQYLSVTTDFGLSVREWLRQTYPKCRVVSAPQLNAANGGANVFYLFADAVKDLSSDDGRTFAQLVAAKFQVLGVMQLTKGYEEDYSNATAGTMCKRPWACVRFSGI
- a CDS encoding DUF4054 domain-containing protein — its product is MGVIQYNDAAFRALFPAFPSTVQYLPARIQAFWDTATAYISNRSGGCFCGGMTKAQQTLALNQMTAHLLYLSDLVAAGNTPGVMAGATIDKISVTLEPPPAPNQWSWWLNQTPYGQQLLSLLQVASAGGFYAGSGVPGRAGFQFGNGW
- a CDS encoding HNH endonuclease, with product MKSIPLTQGQFALVDAEEFEYLSQFKWYADRHKRKNFPDGFMAARKVRKENGKQTTILMHREIMCATKEEKVDHHNHDELDNRKQNLRICSQSQNCQNKRVRPRDLPRGVTFCKREKRYLSQIVVDGRNRFLGYFNEPAEAADAYNQASIRYHGEFSIFNAA
- a CDS encoding phage collar protein, which translates into the protein MALSVIGKSSFTYLAFASRTPNQIGQDVTKYESPVPLQGSVQPVPRSLYQQYGLDFQRNYINVYVSRAVLDVTRDVSGDMIEFNGNSYQCLSITPWAAIDGWSAVLCIQVPNGPVTSC
- a CDS encoding phage gateway protein is translated as MLDNALIALVISAILAGESAAGLPDTPVKQAFQPTAQGVNTQPTAYLYKLYDHRVGFVARSDVWDKAGGFMVHTETQQYTTTFQISALATQDPKTPTQYTASDILNLIASILQSGVTIATLEAQDVGILHIDEVRNPYFLDDHQRNEAAPSLDFTLTHKQVITTRSPAIGEYQFRIIEV
- a CDS encoding DUF3383 domain-containing protein, which encodes MAISISRYVSITSGLQGVSQLGQRSLGGLVISINPLVPTGTFLSFTSAAAVGTYFGTSSGEYARAVYYFGFTSKNTTKAQVLSFWFWNDDAATASLIFGASATYALSQFTPITTGDFTLTMGGFTDHITGINLSGAGSLAAVAADIQTAIRAFSGGGTAWTGATVSYDATNGRFDLVSGLTGTDTISVAAGVTTDVAGPLGWLPSAVATPVVLSNGTAAQTLAANLNQLITINNNFGSFCFGPSSINTQANVDAAAAWNYSLTPNVQFLFCWSVSAANAAAWQSSIAGIGGHAGTLQSPVSGEYPEMFPMAILAATNYLARNSVQNYMFQQSNLTPSVTTDAGANAYDAILLNYYGQTQTNGQFLSFYQRGVMSGGQAVDPSDINVYVNEMWLKGAMSTAVMNLLLALANVSANNTGKAQLTAIVQGVITQALFNGTISVGNTLTTDQILAISNATGDPNAWQQVQTSGFWVSVSFQTYVVNGLTQYKAVYTLIYTKDDVIRLVDGTDILI
- a CDS encoding phage tail fiber protein; the encoded protein is MSNISAFGYVISIIASNTFPLGFTVTQGASDGDPLDMPSVKIGDLVLGVNGDPISWNKAVPLPMTVSVIPGGLDDTNLSILANANRVAQGKSSAQDIITATIVYPDGTVVSLTQGAITDAPFGKSLSSDGRVKTRNFGFLFSNFA